In the Cydia amplana chromosome 14, ilCydAmpl1.1, whole genome shotgun sequence genome, one interval contains:
- the LOC134654168 gene encoding mitochondrial import receptor subunit TOM40 homolog has translation MDINEQTFKDEFSKFISSLQKLLPKKKDFITIEPLKPKVIRLADVHNEAKSVFPKCFIGTKLVIMREILDRVKLLQQYNYGRCKESYKCYDLFIHKEMEPKSPQEGLLVDWTGSATATYNESFDGYDMRLISKIKDLISSENEITLEKCGEKTVASVSCTMKDVDPNTAQLMAHWMYQIVPELTVGTELGIQPMVYPPLPTVSISARYEKPSFTLSGTLSRLGFQGCLFKQMDSNLRIATIVNEGPKGPATVGIALSKKYLNGSYLKIFVDSQRCGGFTVQKDVLFHDPPNELRVVSLVASVLLDRQRRVRLGFGFNLDF, from the coding sequence ATGGACATCAATGAACAAACATTCAAGGATGAATTCAGCAAGTTCATCTCCAGTCTACAGAAACTCCTGCCCAAGAAAAAAGACTTCATCACCATCGAACCGTTGAAGCCGAAAGTGATAAGACTCGCGGACGTCCACAATGAAGCTAAGAGTGTCTTCCCAAAGTGCTTCATCGGTACCAAGCTCGTCATCATGAGAGAAATCCTGGACAGAGTCAAGCTCCTCCAACAGTATAACTACGGAAGATGCAAGGAATCATACAAGTGTTACGACCTTTTTATCCACAAAGAAATGGAGCCTAAATCGCCTCAAGAAGGATTGTTAGTCGACTGGACCGGCTCTGCGACAGCTACGTACAACGAAAGCTTCGACGGGTACGATATGCGTCTGATCTCCAAAATAAAAGACTTAATCTCATCAGAAAACGAGATCACGCTTGAGAAATGTGGCGAGAAAACAGTCGCGTCTGTATCCTGTACTATGAAAGACGTGGACCCGAATACAGCACAGCTGATGGCTCATTGGATGTATCAAATAGTGCCTGAGTTAACTGTTGGGACTGAACTTGGCATCCAACCGATGGTCTATCCTCCATTGCCGACAGTTTCAATCAGTGCGAGGTACGAAAAACCTTCATTTACGCTTTCTGGCACGCTCAGCCGTTTAGGCTTCCAAGGATGCTTATTCAAGCAAATGGATTCAAATCTCCGGATAGCCACAATAGTGAACGAGGGTCCCAAAGGGCCAGCAACTGTAGGTATCGCTCTGTCTAAGAAGTACCTTAATGGGAGCTACTTGAAGATATTCGTGGACTCTCAGCGTTGCGGTGGCTTCACAGTTCAAAAAGACGTGCTGTTCCATGACCCTCCAAATGAGTTAAGAGTGGTAAGCCTAGTCGCAAGCGTGCTTCTAGACCGACAAAGAAGAGTACGCCTCGGCTTTGGGTTCAACCTCGACTTCTAA